Proteins co-encoded in one Ruegeria sp. YS9 genomic window:
- a CDS encoding alpha/beta hydrolase has translation MTRVLNALRKEPVSGDTRSVVVFVHGYGANGADLLGLADPLGEHLPDTLFVAPDAPEQIPGMPNGYQWFPIPWIDGSSEEEARRGMEMAVEDFNAFLDALMVDEDVLPEQVVLFGFSQGTMMSLHVAPRREDPVAGIVAFSGRLLEPDLLVDETVSRMPVLLVHGDADDVVPPQSLPEAAEALQAAGFKEVYAHVMKGTGHGIAPDGLSVALAFMRDKLSL, from the coding sequence ATGACACGGGTTTTGAATGCGCTCCGGAAAGAGCCTGTTTCGGGCGACACGCGCTCGGTCGTGGTGTTCGTGCATGGCTATGGCGCAAACGGTGCCGATCTGCTGGGATTGGCCGATCCGCTGGGCGAACACCTGCCTGACACGTTGTTCGTGGCCCCCGACGCCCCCGAGCAGATCCCCGGAATGCCCAACGGGTATCAGTGGTTCCCGATTCCGTGGATCGATGGATCTTCCGAGGAAGAGGCCCGCCGGGGCATGGAAATGGCGGTCGAGGACTTCAACGCCTTTCTGGACGCGCTGATGGTGGACGAAGATGTCCTGCCCGAACAGGTTGTTCTGTTTGGTTTCAGCCAGGGCACGATGATGAGCCTGCATGTCGCACCACGCCGGGAAGATCCCGTGGCCGGGATCGTAGCCTTTTCAGGCCGTTTGCTGGAACCCGATCTGCTGGTGGATGAAACCGTCAGCCGGATGCCTGTCTTGCTGGTGCATGGCGACGCTGATGACGTTGTCCCGCCACAATCCCTGCCGGAAGCGGCCGAAGCCTTGCAAGCTGCCGGTTTCAAAGAGGTCTATGCCCATGTCATGAAAGGCACCGGGCACGGTATCGCCCCGGATGGGCTGAGCGTTGCGCTGGCCTTCATGCGCGACAAGCTGAGTCTTTAG
- a CDS encoding DNA-3-methyladenine glycosylase, which yields MSAGRIIETPDCVAEGAEWLAQSCPRMAYAMDQTGPLPLRRRPDGFAQLLSAIVSQQVSVASANAIWKRLRDAKLTGPRKILWATDDDLRAVGLSRQKIRYARALAEARIDYKALRDATDADVVATLTQVSGIGVWTAEIYAMFSLGRADVIAPGDLALQEAARILYDLPERPTDKELRKMAEAWSPWRSVAARVLWAYYRVAKQREGIR from the coding sequence ATGTCCGCAGGCCGCATCATCGAAACACCGGACTGTGTTGCCGAAGGGGCCGAATGGCTGGCCCAATCCTGTCCGCGAATGGCCTACGCGATGGATCAGACCGGCCCGTTGCCGCTGCGCCGCCGCCCTGACGGGTTTGCGCAATTGCTGAGTGCAATTGTCAGCCAGCAGGTGAGTGTGGCTTCGGCCAATGCGATCTGGAAACGGCTTCGGGATGCCAAGCTGACCGGCCCGCGCAAGATCCTGTGGGCGACGGATGATGATCTGCGGGCCGTTGGCCTGAGCCGTCAGAAGATCCGATATGCGCGGGCTCTGGCCGAGGCACGCATCGACTATAAGGCGTTGCGCGATGCAACTGACGCAGATGTTGTCGCTACTTTGACGCAAGTATCGGGAATCGGTGTCTGGACAGCCGAAATCTATGCCATGTTCTCGCTGGGTCGCGCAGATGTCATCGCACCCGGTGATCTGGCCCTGCAAGAGGCGGCGCGCATCCTCTATGACCTGCCTGAACGTCCGACAGACAAGGAACTGCGCAAAATGGCCGAGGCCTGGTCGCCCTGGCGTTCGGTTGCGGCGCGGGTTCTGTGGGCCTATTACCGGGTTGCAAAGCAAAGAGAAGGGATCAGATGA
- a CDS encoding MFS transporter has translation MTMISTLPDDRQAKRNVAVLVAAQAILGAQMPMMFIVGGLAGQSLASNPCLATLPISLIVLGSMLAATPISAIMQKWGRRVGFLVGATAGALGGLIGAYGLFLGSFPIFLVGSLLTGIYMSAHGFYRFAAADTASDDFRPKAISYVMAGGLAAAIIGPQIVKLTSEAYVIPFLGTYMAVIGINVLGSVLFFFLDIPTPAKPAADEPKGRSRIELLKTPRIAVAIICAMVSYALMNLVMTSTPLAVVGCGFSANDAADIVTSHVLAMYVPSFFTGHLIARFGVEKIVALGLAILAASGVVALQGVELGNFFVALVLLGIGWNFGFIGATTMLAASHEPQERGRMQGLNDLLVFGGVTLASLASGGLMNCSGGSAIEGWNAVNLAMIPLLTLAGGALLWLVLRPADPESV, from the coding sequence ATGACCATGATTTCAACCCTTCCGGACGACCGGCAGGCCAAACGCAATGTGGCCGTGCTGGTGGCTGCCCAAGCCATACTGGGCGCGCAGATGCCCATGATGTTCATCGTTGGCGGACTTGCAGGTCAGTCGCTGGCTTCGAACCCCTGTTTGGCGACCCTGCCGATATCCCTGATCGTTCTGGGATCGATGCTGGCGGCCACGCCGATCTCGGCCATCATGCAAAAATGGGGCCGACGCGTGGGGTTTCTTGTCGGGGCAACCGCCGGCGCATTGGGCGGATTGATAGGAGCTTATGGCCTGTTCCTTGGTTCCTTCCCCATCTTTCTGGTCGGCAGCCTGCTGACCGGCATCTATATGAGCGCACACGGGTTCTATCGCTTTGCAGCAGCAGACACCGCTTCAGACGATTTCCGCCCCAAGGCGATTTCATATGTCATGGCGGGCGGATTGGCGGCCGCCATCATTGGGCCTCAGATCGTGAAGCTGACGTCTGAAGCTTACGTCATCCCTTTTCTGGGTACATATATGGCCGTAATCGGCATCAACGTTCTGGGTTCGGTGCTGTTCTTCTTTCTCGACATTCCGACGCCTGCGAAACCTGCGGCTGATGAACCCAAGGGGCGGTCACGGATCGAGCTGTTGAAAACGCCCCGCATTGCCGTCGCGATAATCTGTGCCATGGTGTCTTATGCGCTGATGAATCTTGTCATGACCTCGACACCGCTTGCGGTTGTCGGATGTGGGTTTTCGGCCAATGACGCGGCGGATATCGTGACAAGTCACGTGCTGGCAATGTATGTTCCCAGCTTCTTCACCGGGCACCTGATCGCCCGGTTTGGCGTTGAAAAGATCGTCGCTCTGGGCCTGGCCATACTTGCCGCATCAGGAGTGGTTGCGCTGCAAGGCGTTGAATTGGGAAACTTTTTTGTTGCCCTCGTCCTTCTGGGCATTGGTTGGAATTTCGGCTTTATCGGCGCGACCACGATGCTGGCCGCATCTCATGAACCGCAAGAGCGTGGTCGGATGCAGGGCCTCAATGACCTGCTGGTGTTTGGCGGTGTGACACTTGCATCGCTGGCCTCGGGTGGGTTGATGAACTGCTCGGGCGGATCCGCGATCGAGGGGTGGAATGCCGTTAACCTTGCCATGATCCCCTTGCTGACACTGGCAGGTGGCGCATTGCTGTGGCTGGTTCTGCGCCCGGCCGATCCCGAAAGCGTCTGA
- a CDS encoding VOC family protein has translation MKKTPDIPAPSAILEAALYVDDLDAAEQFYGEVLGLERIQRVADRHVFYRIGGSVLLIFNPDQTEQPPLDPDMPVPPHGARGPGHVCLVLSREDIAAMRKHLLDWNIPVDAEFDWPGGARSLYVRDPAGNSVEFAEGHLWD, from the coding sequence ATGAAGAAAACGCCTGACATCCCGGCCCCTTCGGCCATTCTGGAAGCGGCGCTCTATGTTGATGACCTGGACGCGGCAGAACAGTTTTACGGCGAAGTTCTTGGGCTCGAACGCATACAACGTGTCGCTGACCGCCATGTTTTCTATCGCATCGGCGGATCGGTCCTGCTGATTTTCAATCCCGACCAGACCGAACAACCGCCGCTTGACCCCGACATGCCGGTTCCGCCCCACGGCGCGCGCGGCCCCGGACATGTGTGTCTTGTGCTGTCACGAGAGGACATCGCGGCGATGCGCAAACACCTTCTGGACTGGAATATTCCGGTAGATGCCGAGTTTGACTGGCCCGGAGGCGCACGGTCTTTGTATGTGCGCGACCCGGCCGGAAACTCGGTCGAGTTCGCCGAAGGTCACTTGTGGGATTGA